One window from the genome of Actinoplanes teichomyceticus ATCC 31121 encodes:
- a CDS encoding YraN family protein has protein sequence MTTQRRAVGAYGERLAARHLTDRGLQVLARNWRCADGEVDLILRDGDDVVFCEVKTRRTATFGPPAAAVDHRKVRKLRQLAGRWLAESGTHAGQIRFDVVEVLPQPRGAARVVHLRAAF, from the coding sequence ATGACGACTCAGCGACGGGCGGTCGGGGCGTACGGCGAGCGACTCGCCGCCCGGCATCTGACGGACCGCGGCCTGCAGGTGCTGGCCCGCAACTGGCGATGCGCCGACGGCGAGGTCGACCTGATCCTGCGGGACGGCGACGACGTGGTGTTCTGCGAGGTGAAGACGCGGCGGACGGCGACCTTCGGGCCGCCGGCCGCCGCGGTCGACCACCGCAAGGTACGCAAATTGCGGCAGCTCGCCGGCCGCTGGCTGGCCGAGTCCGGCACGCATGCCGGGCAGATCCGCTTCGACGTGGTGGAGGTGCTCCCCCAGCCGCGCGGAGCCGCCCGGGTCGTGCACCTGCGGGCGGCGTTCTGA
- the dprA gene encoding DNA-processing protein DprA: MTGPGSHADRVARVALTWLAEPGHRAVWTLVQQAGAPATLDRLLRGDIPSGALRAAVTARSAAGDARRMAEIALRRADRIGARLVVPADAEWPARVDALATLELDSGGRVNRDTRPPLCFWVRGEPPLGATLERSVAIVGARAATGYGVHVTSDLAYGLVERGWTVVSGGAFGIDAAAHHGALAGGGTTVAVLACGVDRPYPAGNSTMFTRIAERGLLISEWPPGAEPLRHRFLIRNRVIAAATAGTVVVEAAARSGATQTMSRVLALDRPAMVVPGPVTSAMSVGCHELLRSHPPARLVTSAADVLEEVGRIGEYLEPAPRGPERVRDRLDEESALILEAVPRRGAVTPEELAAEARLDLRTVLRRLSLLEAAGLVVRTGSGITLAPRGRPAD; encoded by the coding sequence CTGACCGGGCCGGGCAGTCACGCCGACCGGGTGGCCCGGGTCGCGCTCACCTGGCTCGCCGAGCCGGGCCACCGGGCGGTCTGGACGCTGGTCCAGCAGGCCGGCGCCCCGGCCACCCTGGACCGGCTGCTACGCGGCGACATCCCGAGCGGTGCTCTGCGAGCCGCGGTGACCGCCCGCTCCGCGGCCGGCGACGCCCGGCGGATGGCGGAGATCGCGCTGCGCCGGGCCGACCGGATCGGCGCCCGCCTGGTGGTGCCCGCGGACGCGGAGTGGCCGGCCCGGGTCGACGCGCTCGCCACCCTGGAGCTCGACAGCGGTGGGCGGGTCAACCGGGACACCCGGCCGCCGCTCTGCTTCTGGGTGCGCGGCGAGCCGCCGCTGGGCGCGACCCTGGAACGGTCGGTGGCGATCGTCGGCGCGCGGGCGGCGACCGGTTACGGCGTGCACGTGACCAGCGATCTGGCGTACGGGCTGGTGGAGCGGGGCTGGACGGTGGTGTCGGGCGGGGCGTTCGGCATCGACGCGGCGGCCCATCACGGGGCGCTCGCCGGGGGCGGGACGACCGTGGCGGTGCTCGCCTGCGGGGTGGACCGGCCGTACCCGGCGGGCAACTCGACGATGTTCACCCGGATCGCCGAGCGCGGCCTGCTGATCAGCGAATGGCCGCCGGGCGCCGAACCGCTGCGGCACCGTTTCCTGATCCGCAACCGGGTGATCGCGGCGGCGACCGCGGGCACCGTCGTGGTCGAGGCCGCGGCGCGCAGCGGGGCGACCCAGACGATGAGCCGGGTGCTGGCCCTGGACCGGCCGGCGATGGTGGTACCCGGACCGGTCACGTCCGCGATGTCGGTCGGCTGTCACGAGTTGCTGCGGAGCCACCCGCCGGCGCGGCTGGTCACCTCGGCCGCCGACGTGCTGGAGGAGGTGGGCCGGATCGGTGAGTACCTGGAGCCCGCGCCACGGGGGCCCGAACGGGTCCGGGACCGGCTGGACGAGGAGTCCGCGCTGATCCTGGAGGCGGTCCCGCGCCGGGGCGCGGTGACACCGGAGGAGCTGGCGGCGGAGGCGCGGCTGGACCTGCGTACGGTGCTGCGCCGGCTGTCCCTGCTGGAAGCCGCCGGCCTGGTGGTTCGGACCGGGTCCGGGATCACGTTGGCGCCTCGCGGGAGGCCGGCCGACTGA
- a CDS encoding phosphatidate cytidylyltransferase has translation MSYLDPRAGQASGDDTSVPAPYVHHTPGTPEDPYAEHRRSQAVPAYPDPSRHADEPAGGVPARHGPMSAAQDLPEPPGKRVKGKRRAGRGRADRKSRAGRNLPAAIAVGLSLGLVVLAALLVWPPALLGVVAVAAAVGVWETVRAMASIGARPPLVPLIAGTVVMTGLAWYEGVDALTLGLVATIGAAALWRLADGVPALRRDFTAITLIAVYVPFLLSFAAMLVRPEEDGAWRVLGTVVGVVLSDTGGYAAGVFLGKHPMAPKISPKKSWEGFAGSVTAAALGCAALLFFLMDVPVHYGLLFGAAISVVAVLGDLAESMLKRDLGIKDMSNLLPGHGGLMDRLDSILFAVPTAYLLFAIIAPN, from the coding sequence ATGTCCTACCTCGATCCGCGTGCCGGGCAGGCCTCCGGCGACGACACGAGCGTGCCGGCGCCGTACGTCCACCACACCCCCGGCACCCCGGAGGATCCGTATGCCGAGCACCGGCGCAGTCAGGCCGTCCCGGCGTACCCCGATCCGTCCCGGCACGCGGACGAGCCGGCGGGTGGCGTCCCGGCGCGGCACGGCCCGATGAGCGCCGCGCAGGATCTGCCGGAGCCGCCCGGCAAGCGGGTCAAGGGCAAGCGCCGGGCCGGCCGTGGCCGGGCCGACCGGAAGAGCCGGGCCGGGCGTAACCTGCCCGCCGCCATCGCGGTCGGGTTGAGCCTGGGCCTGGTCGTGCTCGCGGCGCTGCTGGTCTGGCCGCCGGCGCTGCTGGGCGTGGTGGCGGTGGCCGCCGCCGTGGGGGTCTGGGAGACCGTCCGCGCGATGGCCTCGATCGGCGCCCGGCCGCCGCTGGTCCCGCTGATCGCCGGGACCGTGGTGATGACCGGGTTGGCCTGGTACGAAGGGGTCGACGCGCTGACCCTCGGCCTGGTCGCCACGATCGGCGCCGCCGCGCTGTGGCGTCTCGCCGACGGGGTGCCGGCGCTGCGCCGCGACTTCACCGCGATCACCCTGATCGCGGTCTACGTTCCCTTCCTGCTCAGCTTCGCCGCCATGCTGGTGCGCCCGGAGGAGGACGGCGCCTGGCGGGTGCTCGGCACCGTGGTCGGCGTGGTGCTCTCCGACACCGGCGGGTACGCCGCCGGTGTCTTCCTCGGCAAGCACCCGATGGCCCCGAAGATCAGCCCGAAGAAGTCCTGGGAGGGCTTCGCCGGGTCGGTGACCGCGGCCGCCCTCGGCTGCGCCGCGCTGCTGTTCTTCCTGATGGATGTCCCGGTCCACTACGGCCTGCTCTTCGGCGCGGCGATCTCGGTGGTCGCGGTGCTGGGCGACCTGGCCGAGTCGATGCTCAAGCGCGACCTCGGCATCAAGGACATGAGCAACCTGCTGCCCGGCCATGGTGGGCTGATGGATCGGCTGGACTCCATCCTCTTCGCGGTCCCCACGGCCTACCTGCTCTTCGCGATCATCGCGCCGAACTAG
- a CDS encoding winged helix-turn-helix domain-containing protein: protein MIDHSADRAVFRQLADLLRDRIKSGELGPGEPLPSELRLVQDYGISRTTVRQAIGQLRTEGLVTVDRPRGTFVRVPEPVQVIPLARGERVGARMPTDAERRKHRLGEGVPVLVVTAADGAETVHPADRVQLTRP, encoded by the coding sequence ATGATCGATCATTCGGCGGACCGGGCGGTCTTTCGGCAGTTGGCTGACCTGCTGCGGGATCGCATCAAGTCCGGCGAGCTGGGTCCCGGTGAGCCGCTGCCCAGCGAGCTGCGCCTGGTTCAGGACTACGGGATCAGCAGGACCACGGTGCGGCAGGCGATCGGGCAGCTGCGGACCGAGGGACTGGTCACGGTGGACCGACCACGGGGGACGTTCGTCCGGGTGCCGGAGCCGGTGCAGGTGATTCCGCTGGCCCGCGGCGAACGCGTCGGCGCCCGGATGCCGACCGACGCCGAGCGCCGGAAGCACCGTCTCGGCGAAGGCGTGCCGGTGCTGGTGGTGACCGCCGCGGACGGCGCCGAGACCGTGCACCCGGCCGACCGGGTTCAGCTCACCCGCCCCTGA
- a CDS encoding AlpA family phage regulatory protein → MGAHEIRIRLGGVSRQRAYQITSRADFPKPVADLAQGKVWLTEDVEAWMKVHRRDLDESED, encoded by the coding sequence ATGGGCGCACACGAGATCCGCATCCGCCTGGGTGGTGTCAGCCGCCAGCGGGCGTACCAGATCACCAGCCGCGCGGACTTTCCCAAGCCGGTCGCCGACCTGGCGCAGGGCAAGGTGTGGCTGACCGAGGACGTCGAGGCGTGGATGAAGGTTCACCGTCGTGACCTGGACGAATCCGAGGATTGA
- the tsf gene encoding translation elongation factor Ts — translation MANYTAADVKKLRDLTGAGMMDCKKALEEADGDFDKAVEFLRIKGAKDVGKRAGRTAANGIVSHSGKALLELNCETDFVAKTPDFVALGQRLAEFGEQHRIADAAALLAATIEDGKTVADLVQDYAAKIGEKIVLNRFTILDGTVAVYLHRKAQDLPPQVGVLVEYTGKTDEAGDADARGVGMQIAAMRPKYLTRDEVPAEVVESERRIAEQTAREEGKPEQALPKIIEGRVNSFFKDFVLLEQASVVDNKKTVKQVITEAGIEVTRFVRYEVGQE, via the coding sequence ATGGCTAACTACACCGCCGCGGACGTGAAGAAGCTCCGCGACCTCACCGGTGCCGGCATGATGGACTGCAAGAAGGCGCTGGAGGAGGCGGACGGCGACTTCGACAAGGCCGTCGAGTTCCTGCGCATCAAGGGCGCGAAGGACGTCGGCAAGCGGGCCGGGCGCACCGCCGCCAACGGCATCGTCAGCCACTCCGGCAAGGCTCTGCTCGAGCTGAACTGCGAGACCGACTTCGTGGCGAAGACCCCGGACTTCGTCGCGCTGGGCCAGCGCCTGGCCGAGTTCGGTGAGCAGCACAGGATCGCCGACGCCGCCGCGCTGCTGGCCGCCACGATCGAGGACGGCAAGACGGTCGCCGACCTGGTCCAGGACTACGCCGCCAAGATCGGTGAGAAGATCGTCCTGAACCGCTTCACGATCCTGGACGGCACCGTCGCGGTCTACCTGCACCGCAAGGCGCAGGACCTGCCGCCGCAGGTCGGCGTGCTGGTGGAGTACACCGGCAAGACCGACGAGGCCGGTGACGCGGACGCCCGTGGCGTCGGCATGCAGATCGCCGCGATGCGGCCGAAGTACCTCACCCGGGACGAGGTTCCGGCCGAGGTCGTCGAGTCGGAGCGCCGGATCGCCGAGCAGACCGCTCGCGAGGAGGGCAAGCCCGAGCAGGCCCTGCCGAAGATCATCGAGGGCCGGGTGAACTCCTTCTTCAAGGACTTCGTCCTGCTGGAGCAGGCCTCGGTCGTCGACAACAAGAAGACGGTCAAGCAGGTCATCACCGAGGCCGGTATCGAGGTCACCCGCTTCGTCCGGTACGAGGTCGGCCAGGAGTAA
- the pyrH gene encoding UMP kinase: MRPRRVVLKLSGEVFGGGAVGVDPDVVQALARQIATVNRRGIQVAVVVGGGNFFRGAELQKRGMDRNRADYMGMLGTVMNCLALQDFLEKEGIETRVQTAITMAQVAEPYIPLRAIRHLEKGRVVIFGAGAGMPYFSTDTVTAQRALEIHADMVLMSKNGVDGVYTADPRIDPDARKLEHITFQEVIQRGLRVADQAAFSLCEENKLRMLVFGADGDDTIVRACAGEKIGTLITA, from the coding sequence ATGCGGCCGCGCCGGGTCGTGCTGAAACTGTCCGGCGAGGTCTTCGGTGGTGGCGCGGTCGGTGTCGACCCCGACGTGGTGCAGGCGCTGGCCCGGCAGATCGCGACGGTGAACCGGCGCGGCATCCAGGTGGCCGTGGTGGTCGGCGGCGGCAACTTCTTCCGCGGCGCCGAGCTGCAGAAGCGTGGCATGGACCGCAACCGCGCGGACTACATGGGCATGCTGGGCACGGTGATGAACTGCCTGGCCCTCCAGGACTTCCTGGAGAAGGAGGGCATCGAGACCCGCGTGCAGACGGCCATCACGATGGCCCAGGTCGCCGAGCCGTACATCCCGCTGCGGGCGATCCGGCACCTGGAGAAGGGCCGCGTCGTGATCTTCGGCGCCGGCGCCGGCATGCCGTACTTCTCCACCGACACGGTGACCGCCCAGCGGGCGCTGGAGATCCACGCCGACATGGTGCTGATGAGCAAGAACGGCGTCGACGGGGTCTACACCGCCGACCCGCGCATCGACCCGGACGCGCGCAAGCTGGAGCACATCACGTTCCAGGAGGTCATCCAGCGCGGGCTGCGGGTGGCCGACCAGGCGGCGTTCAGCCTCTGCGAGGAGAACAAGCTGCGGATGCTGGTCTTCGGCGCGGACGGTGACGACACCATCGTGCGCGCGTGCGCCGGCGAGAAGATCGGCACACTGATCACCGCGTGA
- the rpsB gene encoding 30S ribosomal protein S2 — protein MAVVTMRQLLESGVHFGHQTRRWNPKMKRFIFTERNGIYIIDLRQTLDYIEKAYSFVRDTVAEGGHILFVGTKKQAQEAIAEQATRVGQPYVNHRWLGGMLTNFQTVYKRLQRMKELEALGDLSGTAAGYTKKETLQLFREKTKLTKTLGGLRDMTKTPSAIWVVDTKKEHIAVDEARKLGIPVIAVLDTNCDPDEVDFPIPGNDDAIRSAELLTKVIAAAVADGLIARSGRNRGDADAKPEAGTVAAGEPLPEWERDLYEGAEKKAEQPADATAAAPAAVPAE, from the coding sequence ATGGCCGTCGTGACCATGCGTCAGCTGCTGGAGAGCGGTGTCCACTTCGGGCACCAGACCCGGCGCTGGAACCCGAAGATGAAGCGCTTCATCTTCACCGAGCGCAACGGTATCTACATCATCGACCTGCGCCAGACCCTCGACTACATCGAGAAGGCGTACAGCTTCGTCCGGGACACCGTCGCCGAGGGTGGCCACATCCTCTTCGTCGGCACCAAGAAGCAGGCCCAGGAGGCCATCGCCGAGCAGGCGACGCGGGTCGGCCAGCCGTACGTGAACCACCGTTGGCTCGGCGGCATGCTGACCAACTTCCAGACGGTGTACAAGCGCCTTCAGCGGATGAAGGAGCTCGAGGCCCTGGGTGACCTGAGCGGCACCGCCGCCGGTTACACCAAGAAGGAGACCCTCCAGCTCTTCCGGGAGAAGACCAAGCTCACCAAGACGCTCGGTGGCCTTCGGGACATGACCAAGACGCCGTCGGCGATCTGGGTCGTGGACACCAAGAAGGAGCACATCGCCGTCGACGAGGCCCGCAAGCTGGGCATCCCGGTCATCGCGGTGCTGGACACCAACTGCGACCCGGACGAGGTCGACTTCCCGATCCCGGGCAACGACGACGCGATCCGCTCCGCCGAGCTGCTGACCAAGGTCATCGCCGCCGCGGTCGCCGACGGCCTGATCGCCCGTTCCGGCCGCAACCGCGGTGACGCCGACGCCAAGCCGGAGGCCGGCACCGTCGCCGCCGGTGAGCCGCTGCCCGAGTGGGAGCGGGACCTCTACGAGGGCGCCGAGAAGAAGGCCGAGCAGCCCGCCGACGCGACCGCTGCCGCTCCGGCCGCCGTCCCCGCCGAGTAA
- the rlmN gene encoding 23S rRNA (adenine(2503)-C(2))-methyltransferase RlmN, whose amino-acid sequence MTILPVIPISPDQPDAVTTRRRPSMPPRHLADLDLAARKTAVTGLGEPAFRAKQLSTHYFGRLVRDPAAMTDLPSAARDKLTTELLPTLLTPIREQACDDGATRKTLWRLHDGALVESVLMGYPDRITACVSSQAGCGMACPFCATGQQGLTRNLSVAEIVDQVVYLAGVAASGAVTGSPPRLSRVVFMGMGEPLANYPRVIEAVRRLTAPAPEGLGLSQRHITVSTVGLVPAMRRLIAEQLSVTLALSLHAPDDDLRDELVPVNQRWKVAEVLDAAFDYAAQTGRRVSIEYALIRDVNDQPWRADLLGRLLHGKLAHVNLIPLNPTPGSKWDASPKPVEREFVRRLREAGVATTVRDTRGREIDGACGQLAAGELTQAGAGGVAADAEVAQ is encoded by the coding sequence ATGACGATTCTTCCGGTCATCCCGATCAGTCCCGACCAGCCCGACGCGGTGACCACCCGCCGCCGTCCCAGCATGCCCCCGCGCCACCTCGCCGACCTGGATCTCGCCGCGCGCAAGACCGCGGTGACCGGTCTGGGCGAGCCGGCCTTCCGGGCCAAGCAGCTCTCCACCCACTACTTCGGCCGGCTGGTGCGCGACCCCGCGGCGATGACGGATCTGCCGTCCGCCGCGCGCGACAAGCTCACCACCGAGCTGCTGCCCACGCTGCTGACCCCGATCCGCGAGCAGGCCTGCGACGACGGCGCCACCCGCAAGACGCTGTGGCGGCTGCACGACGGCGCCCTGGTCGAGAGCGTCCTGATGGGCTACCCGGACCGGATCACCGCGTGCGTGTCGAGCCAGGCCGGCTGCGGCATGGCCTGTCCGTTCTGCGCGACCGGCCAGCAGGGCCTGACCCGCAACCTGTCGGTGGCCGAGATCGTCGACCAGGTGGTCTATCTCGCCGGGGTGGCCGCCTCGGGCGCGGTCACCGGCTCGCCGCCCCGGCTGTCCCGGGTGGTGTTCATGGGAATGGGCGAGCCGCTGGCCAACTATCCGCGGGTCATCGAGGCGGTGCGGCGGCTGACCGCGCCCGCTCCGGAGGGCCTGGGACTCTCACAACGGCACATCACGGTTTCGACGGTGGGTTTGGTGCCCGCAATGCGCCGGTTGATCGCCGAACAGCTCTCTGTGACTCTTGCGTTGTCACTGCACGCCCCCGATGATGATCTGCGCGATGAGCTTGTGCCCGTCAACCAGCGTTGGAAGGTGGCCGAGGTGCTCGATGCCGCGTTCGACTACGCGGCGCAGACCGGCCGTCGGGTTTCCATCGAATACGCCCTGATCAGGGACGTAAACGATCAGCCCTGGCGTGCCGACCTGCTCGGCCGCCTGCTGCACGGCAAGCTGGCCCATGTGAATCTCATCCCGCTGAACCCGACGCCGGGCAGCAAGTGGGATGCCAGCCCCAAGCCGGTCGAGCGGGAGTTCGTCCGGCGGCTGCGTGAGGCGGGCGTGGCGACCACGGTGCGCGACACCCGCGGCCGGGAGATCGACGGCGCCTGCGGTCAGCTGGCCGCGGGAGAGTTGACGCAGGCGGGCGCAGGGGGCGTCGCAGCCGACGCGGAGGTGGCACAGTGA
- the frr gene encoding ribosome recycling factor, which yields MIEETLFEAEEKMDSAVEHAKEEFAAIRTGRATPAMFSKILVDYYGAPTPVTQMASVGIPEPRMVIVKPYDNTQLGPIERAIRDSDLGVNPNNEGTQLRIHLPQMTEERRRDMIKVARSKAEEGRVAIRNVRRKAKEQIDKLVKDGETGEDDGRRAEKELDDVTHRYVSVIDELVKHKEAELLEV from the coding sequence GTGATCGAGGAAACCCTCTTCGAGGCCGAAGAGAAGATGGACAGCGCGGTCGAACACGCCAAGGAGGAGTTCGCCGCCATCCGGACGGGCCGGGCCACTCCGGCGATGTTCTCGAAGATCCTGGTGGACTACTACGGCGCGCCCACGCCGGTGACCCAGATGGCCTCCGTCGGCATCCCGGAGCCCCGCATGGTCATCGTCAAGCCGTACGACAACACCCAGCTCGGCCCGATCGAACGCGCCATCCGTGACTCGGACCTCGGGGTGAACCCGAACAACGAGGGTACCCAGCTGCGCATCCACCTCCCGCAGATGACCGAGGAACGCCGCCGCGACATGATCAAGGTGGCCCGTTCCAAGGCCGAGGAGGGCCGGGTCGCGATCCGCAACGTGCGCCGCAAGGCCAAGGAGCAGATCGACAAGCTGGTCAAGGACGGCGAGACCGGCGAGGATGATGGCCGTCGCGCCGAGAAGGAGCTCGACGACGTCACCCACCGGTACGTCTCGGTGATCGACGAGCTGGTCAAGCACAAGGAAGCCGAGCTGCTCGAAGTCTGA
- a CDS encoding tyrosine-type recombinase/integrase: MSGTRDDPHGSDTRPSAANTRRNPDNSSATSADTNTHRNPDTASTTPTDTNTRRNPDITSTTPTDPGSDADSTGADRVGAASLDAAADRDAATAAGRTGRAADHVVALRDRAVLELLYATGIRVSELCDLDQADVDHARQVVRVFGKGGKERAVPYGHPARDALAAWLRLGRPAVIAQAAVHRDGDEDEDGDGDGDGGGHGHGHGHGHETTWGGEPAPGGRIRARGRAVKGGRATARGGTVKGGAKPDRDALFLGIKGGRLQPTVVRRIVAAAARAAGLPHTKPHDLRHSAATHLLDGGADLRAVQELLGHSSLSSTQIYTHVSTERLRAAFEQAHPRA, from the coding sequence GTGAGCGGAACCCGCGACGACCCGCATGGCAGCGACACCAGACCATCCGCCGCGAACACGCGACGAAACCCGGACAACAGCAGCGCGACATCAGCCGACACGAACACCCACCGAAACCCCGACACCGCCAGCACGACACCAACCGACACGAACACCCGCCGAAACCCCGACATCACCAGCACGACACCAACCGACCCGGGGTCCGACGCCGACAGCACCGGAGCAGACCGGGTCGGCGCGGCATCGCTGGACGCGGCGGCGGACCGGGATGCCGCCACGGCGGCAGGCCGCACGGGCCGGGCGGCGGACCACGTCGTCGCCCTCCGGGACCGGGCGGTGCTGGAGCTGCTCTACGCCACCGGGATCCGGGTCAGTGAGCTCTGTGACCTCGATCAGGCCGACGTCGACCATGCCCGGCAGGTGGTCCGGGTCTTCGGCAAGGGCGGCAAGGAGCGCGCCGTCCCCTACGGCCATCCGGCCCGTGACGCCCTCGCGGCCTGGCTCCGGCTCGGCCGCCCGGCGGTGATCGCACAGGCCGCCGTGCACCGGGACGGCGACGAGGACGAGGACGGAGACGGGGACGGAGACGGGGGCGGGCACGGGCACGGGCACGGGCACGGGCACGAAACCACATGGGGAGGCGAACCCGCGCCCGGCGGGCGAATCAGGGCCCGGGGCCGCGCGGTGAAGGGTGGGCGGGCCACGGCCCGGGGCGGCACGGTGAAGGGCGGCGCCAAACCGGACCGCGACGCGCTCTTTCTCGGGATCAAGGGCGGTCGCCTGCAACCCACCGTCGTCCGGCGGATCGTCGCCGCCGCGGCCCGGGCCGCCGGGCTGCCCCACACGAAGCCGCACGATCTGCGGCACTCCGCCGCCACGCACCTGCTGGACGGCGGCGCCGACCTGCGCGCCGTTCAGGAGTTGCTGGGCCACAGCTCGCTCTCCAGCACCCAGATCTACACCCATGTGTCGACCGAGCGGCTGCGGGCGGCTTTCGAACAGGCCCATCCACGAGCCTGA
- a CDS encoding DivIVA domain-containing protein, which produces MTSQGQRFRRRALRRGYKVDEVDAFLDRVEATLAGEQVGPPVAAQEVHDVVFRVRFGGYDEWQVDLHLDRVERQLAEFEERGGRPADPMRDSMRGGLSADRSGAIDRGSIDRSGPIGQPSGPPALSGGPGGGMPRNAHAGPGMGGPGGPGMGPGMGGPGGPGMGGPGGPGMGGPGMGGQGGPGMGGPQFGNPGPQFNNPGQQFNGPAPSNPGMAQTERIPAPVRDDRMMPPAMPPQMPQRPQMPQPDPYGGRFDEPTTYGGQPPLPQRNAPQGYDQGGYDEPTSYSGFEPGRHGKTDMTAEIRMPDRDPRGYGGPPMPPAPMGGPMQPPPPAGMPGSPMAGAPMSGAPGGYGQPQQPQLGPPMGEPGGELYRVDQLRRTFQPRRFGSGYDPMQVDRLFEGILQAMTGRGPMPVNENDLDMLQFGLVPNGYFEAEVDAALREVKDILLRRR; this is translated from the coding sequence GTGACGAGTCAGGGACAGCGTTTCCGGCGGCGCGCGCTGCGCCGGGGCTACAAGGTCGACGAGGTCGACGCCTTCCTGGACCGGGTCGAGGCGACCCTGGCCGGTGAGCAGGTCGGCCCGCCGGTCGCCGCGCAGGAGGTGCACGACGTCGTCTTCCGGGTGCGCTTCGGGGGTTACGACGAGTGGCAGGTGGACCTGCACCTGGACCGGGTGGAGCGGCAGCTCGCCGAGTTCGAGGAGCGTGGTGGCCGCCCCGCCGACCCGATGCGTGACTCGATGCGCGGTGGCCTGTCGGCCGACCGGTCCGGCGCGATCGACCGTGGCTCCATCGACCGTTCCGGCCCGATCGGGCAGCCCAGCGGCCCGCCGGCGCTCTCCGGCGGTCCGGGTGGCGGTATGCCCCGCAACGCCCATGCCGGCCCCGGTATGGGTGGCCCGGGCGGCCCCGGCATGGGCCCCGGTATGGGTGGCCCCGGCGGTCCCGGCATGGGTGGCCCCGGCGGTCCCGGCATGGGCGGTCCCGGCATGGGTGGCCAGGGTGGTCCGGGCATGGGCGGCCCCCAGTTCGGCAACCCCGGCCCGCAGTTCAACAACCCGGGTCAGCAGTTCAACGGCCCCGCGCCGAGCAACCCCGGCATGGCCCAGACCGAGCGGATCCCGGCCCCGGTGCGGGACGACCGGATGATGCCGCCGGCGATGCCTCCGCAGATGCCGCAGCGCCCGCAGATGCCGCAGCCCGATCCGTACGGCGGCCGGTTCGACGAGCCCACCACGTACGGCGGCCAGCCCCCGCTGCCGCAGCGCAACGCCCCGCAGGGCTACGACCAGGGCGGCTACGACGAGCCCACCTCGTACAGCGGTTTCGAGCCGGGCCGGCACGGCAAGACGGACATGACCGCCGAGATCCGGATGCCCGACCGTGACCCGCGCGGCTACGGCGGCCCGCCGATGCCGCCGGCCCCGATGGGCGGCCCGATGCAGCCCCCGCCGCCGGCCGGGATGCCGGGCTCGCCGATGGCGGGCGCCCCGATGAGCGGCGCCCCCGGTGGATACGGTCAGCCCCAGCAGCCGCAGCTCGGCCCGCCGATGGGCGAGCCCGGCGGCGAGCTCTACCGGGTGGACCAGTTGCGCCGCACGTTCCAGCCGCGGCGGTTCGGCAGCGGGTACGACCCGATGCAGGTGGACCGGCTGTTCGAGGGCATCCTGCAGGCGATGACCGGTCGCGGCCCGATGCCGGTGAACGAGAACGACCTGGACATGCTGCAGTTCGGCCTGGTGCCGAACGGCTACTTCGAGGCCGAGGTCGACGCGGCGCTCCGCGAGGTCAAGGACATCCTGCTGCGCCGCCGGTAG